One genomic window of Comamonas serinivorans includes the following:
- a CDS encoding DUF1854 domain-containing protein: MHTPVFELKRDEHGRLVCIDGQGQAHVGVNAVRAFPISAPGEGISLVDADGHELVWLPTLAGLAADQAALVLEGLTQREFMPVIERVTHVSSFVTPSLWDVVTDRGPTQLLLKGEENIRRIAEGVLLVSDAHGVQFLIRNPQDMDRDSRRLLDRFL, translated from the coding sequence ATGCATACCCCAGTGTTTGAGTTGAAGCGCGACGAGCACGGTCGCCTGGTCTGCATCGACGGCCAGGGCCAGGCCCACGTGGGCGTGAACGCGGTGCGCGCCTTTCCCATCTCGGCGCCGGGCGAGGGCATTTCGCTGGTTGATGCCGATGGCCACGAGCTGGTCTGGCTGCCCACGCTGGCGGGCCTGGCGGCCGATCAGGCGGCGCTGGTGCTCGAGGGCCTCACGCAGCGCGAGTTCATGCCCGTGATCGAGCGGGTCACGCACGTCAGCAGCTTCGTCACGCCCAGCCTGTGGGACGTGGTGACCGACCGTGGCCCCACGCAGCTGCTGCTCAAGGGCGAAGAGAACATCCGCCGCATCGCCGAGGGCGTGCTGCTGGTGAGCGACGCGCACGGGGTGCAGTTCCTGATCCGCAACCCGCAGGACATGGACCGCGACAGCCGGCGCCTGCTCGATCGCTTTCTGTAG
- a CDS encoding multidrug effflux MFS transporter — MRSKLQLTALFALCTMLGPLGIDTYLPSFHAIGREFGVSQVAVQQTLSVYVLAMAGTMLFYGTLSDTFGRRAVLLWASVGYCLTSLVAAFVPSIEALVAVRFAQGLMGGAGMVIVRAMVQDRYQGAEAQSMMAMVMFCFGLAPALAPIFGGWLQAHGGWRTTFYFLAGFGALLALLVWRVMPETLPADKRQPLRLGVIASNYLHALSNGQFRLMILGLGLMAGANSVYIGSAAEFIMGVLRLEETSFGWLFIPLIGGTMLGSVLTGSMAGKLPQRAQKRIGYSCLFAACVWNVGYNLAVRGLGLEPAVPWAVMPITLYSFGIALLMPILSLRILGLFPTMRGLASSLQGFTQMLFFSLMAGLIVPHLFHSGLLLAVGHALAVIGGMLVWWTSTLAKTPAAAPAG; from the coding sequence ATGCGTTCCAAGCTTCAACTGACGGCGCTGTTCGCGCTGTGCACCATGCTCGGGCCCCTGGGCATCGACACCTACCTGCCCTCGTTCCACGCCATCGGGCGTGAGTTCGGCGTGAGTCAGGTCGCGGTGCAACAGACGCTGAGCGTCTACGTGCTGGCCATGGCCGGCACCATGCTGTTCTACGGCACGCTGAGCGACACCTTCGGCCGGCGCGCGGTGCTGCTGTGGGCCTCGGTGGGCTACTGCCTGACCTCGCTCGTGGCCGCCTTCGTGCCCAGCATCGAGGCGCTGGTGGCCGTGCGCTTTGCCCAGGGCCTGATGGGCGGCGCCGGCATGGTGATCGTGCGCGCCATGGTGCAGGACCGCTACCAGGGCGCCGAAGCCCAAAGCATGATGGCCATGGTCATGTTCTGCTTCGGCCTGGCGCCGGCCTTGGCGCCCATCTTCGGCGGCTGGCTGCAGGCGCATGGCGGCTGGCGCACCACCTTCTACTTCCTGGCTGGCTTTGGCGCCCTGCTGGCCCTGCTGGTCTGGCGCGTGATGCCCGAAACCCTGCCGGCCGACAAACGCCAGCCCCTGCGCCTGGGCGTGATCGCCAGCAACTACCTGCACGCCCTGAGCAACGGCCAGTTCCGCCTCATGATCCTTGGCCTGGGGCTGATGGCCGGAGCGAACTCGGTCTACATCGGCTCGGCGGCCGAGTTCATCATGGGCGTGCTGCGCCTCGAAGAGACCTCGTTCGGTTGGCTGTTCATCCCGCTGATCGGCGGCACCATGCTGGGCTCGGTGCTCACGGGCTCGATGGCCGGCAAGCTGCCACAGCGGGCGCAAAAGCGCATCGGCTACTCCTGCCTGTTTGCGGCCTGCGTCTGGAACGTGGGCTACAACCTGGCGGTGCGCGGCCTGGGCCTGGAGCCGGCCGTGCCCTGGGCCGTGATGCCGATCACGCTCTACAGCTTCGGCATCGCGCTGCTGATGCCCATCCTGTCGCTGCGGATCCTGGGGCTGTTCCCCACCATGCGAGGCCTGGCGTCGTCGCTGCAGGGCTTCACACAGATGCTGTTCTTTTCGTTGATGGCCGGCCTGATCGTGCCGCACCTGTTCCACAGCGGTCTGCTGCTGGCCGTGGGTCACGCGCTGGCGGTGATCGGCGGCATGCTGGTGTGGTGGACGTCGACCCTGGCGAAAACGCCCGCCGCAGCGCCGGCGGGTTGA